The sequence GACGTGTTGAGCTGTTACCATAAACAACAACACTAGTACCACTcttcttgcctttattttctctttctaaaatcatctttttctattacaaaaaattctgaaattcctttttattttccCCCTGCAAGCTGTAATCCAAGGGGCTGTAGTACTATCTTCAACCAAATCATAGAGCATTAtagcctcctcctcctcctcctcctctctttctctctctacattCAATATACTCTTTTGCAAAATTTCATATTCCCCTTATAACCACtgtgtgtgtttttttttatTGTGTCTGTCTGTCTGTCTTCGTGAAATAGAGACGCCTTTGCATCTTTTACCCCTCCCCTTCACACGCGTCTCTCTTCTTATCTCTTTTACTGTGGATTCTCTGCAATGGACTCATCATAGCATTTTTGTGTGCTAAACTCAACGACCCTTTACTTTTTTTCCATTTGGGTTTGCTCACATTGTGTTAATTTGAGCtgaaaagtctcaatctttacAACTTTTAAGGCTCATTTTCCCATCTGGGTCTAATTCAAGAATTCAACAAATGGCACCATCTTTTAACTGGTGGGCTAAAGAGACTCATAGGGGTACACCAGTAGTAGTAAAAATGGAAAATCCAAACAATTGGTCAATGGTTGAGCTTGAAGGACCCTCCGAGGATGACTTTTTATTACCAAACGATGATGTTTCAATGTCTCCATTCAAACGTGAAAAAGTCCGAAACAAGAATGCTAAACAGCTCACTTGGGTTCTTTTACTCAAAGCTCATAAAGCTGCTGGTTGTTTAACTTCCATAGCATCAGCATTGTTCAGCCTCGGCGCCGCCGTCCGCCGCCGTATAGCCTCCGGGAGGACTGACTCCGACAACCCAGCTGGCAAGAACCGGTTCTACACTTGCATAAAGATCTTCCTTTGGTTGTCGGTAATCTTGTTAGGTTTCGAAATAGCTGCATATTTTAAAGGCTGGCACTTTAATGCTCCAGATCTTCAACTGCAGTATTTATACTCTTTGGATTTTCACACATTCGCAAATCCATTAGCTGTGAAGAGTGTGTTTGATTCGTTTTATTCCAAGTGGGTTTTGATTAGAGTGAAATATCTTGCCCCTCCTCTTCAATTCTTAGCCAATGCTTGCATTGTGCTTTTCCTTATCCAGAGTGTGGATAGATTAGTACTGTGTTTAGGGTGTTTTTGGATCAAGATTAAGAAGATTAAGCCAGTGGCTAAACAGGGTCCACTGGATCTGGAATCTGGTGATGCTAGTGGTTACTACCCTATGGTTCTTGTTCAGATCCCTATGTGTAATGAAAAAGAGGtaaactttaaaatttccaagattttcttaattatttgtcaAGAACTCATTTTTTATGCTGTCGGTGCTTGTATTAATGTTGCTGTGAAATTTTGTGTCGGTGGGAATTGTTTTCTCAGGTTTATCAACAATCTATTGCTGCTGTGTGTTGTTTGGAGTGGCCTAAGTCAAGGTTTTTGATTCAAATTCTTGATGATTCTGATGATCCTACTACTCAGACATTGATCAAAGAGGAGGTGCATAAATGGCAAAAGGAAGGTGCTAATATAATATACAGGCATAGAGTGATTAGAGAAGGTTATAAAGCTGGTAACCTTAAGTCAGCAATGAATTGCAGCTATGTCAAAGATTATGAATTTGTTGCCATTTTTGATGCTGATTTTCAGCCAACtcctgattttcttaaaagaaccGTTCCTTATTTCAAGGTATCCAATTTTCTTCAATCTTGGATTCTAACCCCATGTGATAGTCTCCCTTAATTTTGTATGGTTTTATTATATGATTCTAATACTGCTATCACTTAGTGTAAAATGTGTTCATAGAAGTGTTAGTTTTATTAAGTTTATGTATCCTTCTGACTTTGAATTGTAGGATAATGAGGACCTAGGATTGGTTCAAGCAAGGTGGTCTTTTGTGAACAAGGATGAAAATCTACTAACAAGGCTGCAACACATTAATTTGGCTTTTCATTTTGAAGTGGAGCAGCAGGTGAATGGTATTTTCCTGAATTTCTTTGGCTTTAATGGGACTGCTGGAGTATGGAGGATAAAGGCATTAGAAGAATCTGGTGGTTGGTTAGAAAGAACTACTGTTGAAGATATGGACATTGCAGTTCGGGCTCATCTTCACGGTTGGAAATTCGTCTTTCTTAATGATGTTGAGGTAAACTCACTGCTAGAAGCTATAATCTCCGGTATCCCTTTATTGTAAATCCTCTGTCCCTTTATTGTAAATCCTCTGTTTTGAGTGAAGCTTAATAGAATTTGTTAATACTTCAGTGCCAATGTGAGTTACCGGAATCATATGAAGCATATAGGAAGCAACAACATAGATGGCATTCTGGGCCAATGCAGTTGTTCCGTCTCTGTTTACCTGCCATCATTAAATCAAAGGTATAATAAGATCATATTCCGAATGCTTCCACTTGAGTGATCTCCAATTCTGTTTGTTAAGTTAGCATATTTTTGGATGTTTTGGCTAAGCAATAATGCATGCAATTTGGTTAATGCAGATAAGCATTTGGAAGAAGGGCAATTTGAtattccttttcttccttttgaggAAGCTGATATTGCCATTTTATTCATTCACTTTGTTTTGCATAATCCTCCCAATGACAATGTTCATTCCTGAGGCAACGCTCCCATCGTGGGTTGTCTGTTACATCCCTGCCACCATGTCATTCCTCAATATACTTCCGGCGCCTAAATCTTTCCCTTTCATCGTTCCATACCTTCTGTTCGAAAACACCATGTCTGTTACCAAGTTCAATGCCATGGTCTCAGGACTCTTCCAACTCGGAAGTGCATACGAATGGGTAGTCACCAAGAAATCAGGGCGTTCCTCGGAGGGCGACCTCGCCTCGTTAGTCGAGGAAAAACCGAAACACCAACGAGGTGTTTCAGTACCTGATTTGGAGGAATTGAGAGAGGAAATTAAGGAGAAGGAGAAAAAGGcatcaaagaagaagaagcacaACAGAATATATACAAAAGAATTGGCCTTGGCTTTCTTGCTATTGACAGCTTCAGTGAGGAGCCTATTATCAGCTCAAGGAATCCACTTTTACTTCTTGCTGTTTCAAGGTATATCATTCCTGCTCGTTGGACTAGACTTGATCGGTGAGCAGGTCGATTAAATCGCTGGTGTAGGGTTCATAGGTTAGGGATATATTAGTTCAACTGaaaagtcaagttgaaaattagatGCTGAACCTGACCTTGGTACATTCATGTAAATGAGAAGAAGAAACAATGGGGAAAATATGTGGAGAGCTGATTGCACTTAATTCCCTCTCTGCCAACCATTAAAGCAAATGGTTAAGCAAATGCAGCAGCAGCATCTATGAATAGGGAAAACCATTAAGAATGGTGATAGTGTTGATTTTAAGCACCCACCTCCCACTCTGTTCATGTAATTTCTTTATATCTTCTggattctttttttctttttgttgggcTATATTCTTTTGTAAGAAGAATTTGTCGTTGAAACATTTAAACACGGAATTTAGTGGAAGTTGAATAGTATAGCAGCATGCTGCTTTTTCACAATATAAATCTCCTTGTCTTTTTTCTATTGAGAATCTGTCAAGGTATAAAGGGGAAAACTCAGTATGTTGTAATTAAAGGATTGTACATTTTCTCACAACTATGAGAGGTGGCTATAGGATTTTTCTGGCAACCTTTCTGTCGGCTATTGATATATTCTTAAGGCCTGGAAATCAAGTACCAAAAGACCAGTCTTGGATCAGCCTCTTGTGACATTGTTCCTGAAAATATTTGTCATGTTGTTTTCTCTGTTTTTGACATACACGACCCATGAGCTTCACGGGGAATTTAACTTTTATACAGGAGGGGGCTAGGGTGTCAAGTAACTGTTCGGTTGAATCTTTGGTTCAAATTTTGTACAATAATAAAAAAACTCTATGTAATTTCACAAGTGAAGTCTGGGGAGAGTAATGTGTATACAAGCCTTTAATCCTACCTTGTGACGATacagaggttgtttccgatagacatTCGGCTCAAGGAATAGTGAAAAAAAGCAACAAACAATAACAAGGAACAGAAGCAAATGAtacaatatataaaaaataaaaagggcaGTCTGGTACATTAAGCTCCTGCTATGTGCGGGTCCGGGGAAGAGTCAGATTACAAGGCTCCATTGTATGCggccttaccctgcatttatgCAATAAGTTGTAATAACAAAAATTTAGAAATAAGAAGATACAAGAATAGTACTGATACTACTAGTGAGAATGACACAACGTGTAATAATAAAGAtttagaaataagaaaatacaagaataatATTAATACAACTGGTAAGACTAAAAGAAACTCTAATCTTCAACTCTAATTCTCGACGCTTTAAATTCTGTGTTAGTTTTAAAAAAGCTTTagttattaaattttttattaaatatatataaattattaatttacaaCCCAATAACTTAAAAGGAATTAATTCCACCTCGGCTTTCACTGTACCTATGTTAAACTGTTTAGATAATGTATTACAAGTTGTAGACCTTGAAATTCCGATAGTACCCCTAGTAGAGATAAATTTGGGTCTAGAAACCATTTGTCCCTTTTGGTAACCTTATCTGTCGTCGAAGTTAGTAAACACCGACAAAGAGTAGATTGAATACAGTCAACTCTATCTGCATGCTCTTTTTAACTCTGTCTTGTAGTGAGATTGCTTATAATCAAAGAACTCCATTGTTATTTTCTTGGACCTCTTTTCTAGCTAGGAAATCATTAATCTCGCTGGTTGTCGATGATATAAATGCAAACTTCACCAGAATTACTGGAAAAGGAATTCCTCTATTATTGTTTATACAGTAAGTTAAATATGTAGCACAGACCTCTTTATATATATAAAGTACTACGTTAATTTCAGTACGCAGTTCCAGATTTTTTATAAGTactgacattatttagaaaatcGACGTTTAAATTCACCAAAAAGCTAGTAATGTctacaaataaaaacaaagctAGGAGTTAAATTTTACAGCTTGCGCACTAATTAATACAGGCCTAATTTCTCTTCCATTAATGATTGCAGTGGTCGCAAACTAGTAGAAAATTTTCTATGGACTCTTAACTAAACACTACAAGTAAATTGTTATCGCTAACTGCATAAGCAGCAGATTTTGCACATTATTAAGACATAATCCATACGATTTTAAGAAAGGCTTATTCAAGAGGAACTAGCTGTCGAAGCCAAGCTTGTTTTGTAATTTCCTCACTTGGTGATTAATCAAaagtttaattaaaaaaaaaaacaaccagAAAATGGACACACTTTTACGTTTCCCTTGAAGGGGAAAAAAACAAGAATGcaaattaattttcttttcttgagcGAAAACAATACAGCACCTGTCATGAATTTCACATAGTCAATTATGTTTTAACCAAGTCACAATTTTCAAATTTGACAGATTAATAATGAAcacatatttttttttgctttttttaaaaaaaaaaatctgtttCACGGAGGAAGGGGAAATAAGGTACAAGGACACTGCGAGAATTGAATTTACACATTGCGCGAGAAATTTTCACATTGATCACTAAACTATAAGCTTTGATAATTTTAAAAAGGTGAATAAAAGCAAATTCGAGTTACTGCCTTACTTTAACATAGTAAAAGAAATAGAAGGTCGTAAAGTAGCATAGGGCACTAtgacaaaaataaaaagtaaaatcatAGAAACCTAAAGCTATGTATTTTGACAAAATGAGAGCAAGGGCAAAAGAGTAGATGTAATTAATGAGTTAGTAGCTGGAAGTGTATTAAAGATGGGTGAAGATGAAGATGGAGGTCTTAATTATTAGTACGTGGTAAGAGTGTATATTCTCAAGTGGAAGTTGGGAAACATGAACATGAACATGAACATGACtgcattaaattaattaaaaagaggGGGCAGGGGAAATATTGATGTGGAGTTTGGTGGCACAACCCACTGGTTTGAATTTGATTAATGTGACTTGTTAACTACCCTATGTCTTTATTcaactttctttttatttatcCAGTTTTGTTCTAATTAATTAgactactttattttattttatttgtacaaGGAAGGAATTTGTAAGTTTTCCTTCTGTCTTTATAAATAGCTGGCtgattgtttgtttgtttgtttgtttgttttattactTAACAAACTTCCCTGATATCCGTGAATTTGACACGTAAATATTGACGTGCCTTTCTTAGATATAGAGTAATTTACCCTTACCAATTGCCAGTTCATCAGTTGCTTGTTACTATTTTGCTCAAATACTCACAAGGACAGTCCAAAAGTTATAACTCCAACCAGTGTCACGATCACTACTCTTCTGTCGAACTGTTCACATTGACTCAAGCAAATTAGAATCGAATATATAATTTCTCACAATTTGTGTAGCTCCATTTAAGTTTATCACCGTCTAGATGAACATGTACAAACGCACTTTATGTTGTGAGACTTCATcattatttgattagttttgtgTTAGGTTGTTAATTTACATACTACAAGCTTCTTCGCGATCGATAATGTGGGCAACCTCACACAGATAATATATCTGTTAATAATATGATTAAAAAACATTAAGAATTTCTCACTTTGGTCaagttttctattttcttttaccCTTTTGAGTTATCATAACCTAATGAAAATAGTATCGGGCTCTTACATTCAAAATGTGAAATATTGAATGGTTTGTTTGCTCATGTTACATGTCTTAAAAATAAAGCCTAGCATTTTGCCATATGTTTTCATTCCAATTGAGGTGATTTGCGGGCTTCTATAGGCAATATATTGTATTATTCGAAAAGGTACTGTCGGCACCACCCGACATGGTTTTGTTAGCTTTTCTTTTATCTAAGTTTTAATGTCTATCCATGTGAGTTCAATCTTTTGGTCGTCTTCAAAGTTACTATAAAAGAAATGTCTTTACTTTTTGCAAAAACTTTCCAAAGAACTTTAGAATGATCATTTACAACACAAGAATGCAAGTATTTACCACTGAAACCATGTACATACTACTCCATTTAACAAGAATCACGGCCTAGAAATAAAGGAGGCATTAATGAGATACTACTAAACTTTCCGTTGCAATCTCGAGTTATATATACAATAATAATTGAGTTTACAGTTAAATATTTacacatatttaataaatttattaatataaatatagaGTATGAACAAAAGCTAGTGATTTCACGAGAACTCATATGCTCAAGGCTAAATCGTCCTCGGCTCCTCCGACAAAGCCCAAGAGTATTGATccaaggaatttttacattcctatgccacATAGGAAACCTttttaccctcaatgtttaaggtttgacttaattacacttagtataccaaattaccatttctataccataattaattaagggTATAATTAATGAGATGttttttactccttaattaaaggatttCCGTTTAATTCTAGTATCTCCACTCATCCCTTACTTTCTCTCTCCTAACCCCTCAGCCCCGTATCCACATTCTTTTTACCCATACCCACGTTCTTTTTACCATTTTCCATCTTCTGAAACCACCCAATCTCCCTCTAAAATCATAGAAAATTGAAGAAACCCTTCAAACAAATTGGTTCCCCATTTTACTCcagttgaagttcatcaatgaagaacaataaagCTTCGAAAAAGAGTCCTAAAAAATCAGCAGTAGCTAATATACCCTCCTTTGATTTGAGTGTTTTatccccaaaatcacccaaaaagcaAGGCAAATCTCCACATGCAATTGCAGAGACTACTCATAGTTCCTCTCCCCGACAAATCAGAGCCGAGATGAGAACCAAACAAAAAAATGATGTAGATGCTGGAGAAACTTCTACACCAGTCAAACTAGTCCAACGAAAAGGAAAAGAGATTTATGTAGACGACGACTTTGTAGAATAGGTCCCTAATCTTCGAACAGGAAAGAAAGCAAAGGTGTCTCCTGGTTCGAAAAATCTAAAAATGAAGAAACATTCAAAAAAATACCCTAAAATTGTTCGGAACCAATCATTGGCGAAGGTAAACATTTATTAGTTtcgtttctaattttttttgtttggtttagGATGGTAAAATCTATGTTCTACGTGTTTTAGACAATTGTAGATTAATTATCTTAATTTTGAAGATTAGTTGTAGTTGTGATGTTTTACCTTTATAGTTTTAGATATTTTGTAGTTATACTGTTAGGTAACTTGTACTATTTGAAGCAGAATTGTAGTTATCCTTCGTTGCTGCCTTTTTGTAGAAAATGCTTTAAATTGTATATATTATGTAATTATTTGTAGTTATGTTGTTAAATCTGTGTTCTACGTGTTTTAGACAATTGTAGATTAATTGTCTTAATTTTGAAGATTATTTGTAGTTGTGGTGTTCTGCCTTTATAGTTTtagatattttgtagtttttttgtaATTATACTGTTAGGTAACTTGTAATAATTGAAGCAGAATTGTAGTTATCTTTTGTTGCTGCCTTTTTGTAGAAAATGCTTTAAATTGTAGATATTATATAATCATTTGTAGTTATGTTGTAGAGAAAATGTAGATGAATTTATCCTTTTTATGTATTTTATTAATgtgaattaatttattatttatgcaGAATGGACAGTTTTTTACCCCACATAATGTTGATTATGGGATGCTTAGATTCCGCACTTTGTGTGATCCTAGCATTCCTAGCCAGATTAAAGAGCTTCTATCCTCAAATGGTTTGAATCTTTTCAAAAAGACGTGTTTTGGATACTTACTGTCTCTTCCCACCATGTGCATGCAAAACCAAGCCATTCATCTTCCGATGAAGTATGAATTGACCAAATCCAATGAATCATATTTTTCTGTACAATTAAAAGGTGAAACATTAAATTTTGGATTGCGTGAGTTTGCATTAATTACTGGTCTAAGATGTGTTACCCAGGTTACTGATTTTGGTTGTACTCCCACTTATGTTAGCAAAATAATGAGTAGTTATTTTCCTAATAAATTAAGAGTGGAAAAGTCTTATTTGAAACAGATAGTAACCACTAGATCCTGGGTAAACGATGAGAATGCGGTGAAGTTGTGCATCCTTTATCTTTTAGAATTTTTCATTTGTCCTTCGTACAAAGGTCATATTTCTTTTGTAGATCACTTTAGGTTCTATTTAGTAGAATCTGGGCAGTATGAGTCGTACCCATGGGGTACTAAATCTTTCACCCAGATGATGGAATCTGTTAGGCACAGACTAAATCCGTATGTACATTCTTATCTCATACGGAGATGCTCACTAGTATTGTAAGTATGGCTTTATGAGTGTTGCTCTACTGTCAGCACTGATCTGCAAGGTGTTCTAACTCAATACCTCGCATACTAAGATGGTCAGCTACTAAAAACCAGATTTGGTTAGCTGCCTTTGAAGAGAAGATGATAAAGCCCGAGTGGATAAAGATATAGTTTCTTTTATTACGATTATACATTTACCTTCAACATATCTATAAGTATTCTACATTTTTTGCCTTGATCAAACTAATTTATTTTTCCTCATTCAGTTTACCAACATAGTTGAATCTGGAGAAGAGATTGCAGTGTTGATTTTGCCCGACAAAATTGAGTACAAAGTTCAATAAGGTGAACAAACATCTGAGGTTTCCCATGCTGATCCTCCTACGTTGGAACCCAAAGAAACAGATGGAGAAGAGGACAAGGAGTCTATTGCTGAGAAGATCagtaaattagaaaaatgaattgAGCAggtaatacatataaactacaaTATATCTATATTttatctacaatatatctacattTCATAAATTGTCTACCAAATATCTACAAATTTGTAAATTCTAATATATATCTTTACATAATTGCATATGTTTTTGCATTGTATGTTAGGACATATTATGAAGTTAACAACTTACTATATTGTAACTTGTAGGTTGATAGAAACTTGAAGATTTTAGGAAAGCTATCTTTGTAGAACTCGATAGCCTTCGAGTGTTTATAAATGATTCTGTGCGGTCTGTTTTGTAAATGATAAACATTAGAAATGTGCAAGATGATGCAAAGGTAAGATCTGACTTTTATTTTTATAGCAAAACAATCTAGACaatgaaaaaatatatacaaactaACATAAAACATTCAGTTTGCTGGCAGTTCAACAAAAAACAATGACCAACAAAAAGACTTGAACAATCAGCATTTTCAGTTCAATATTAGGGAACAAGTGCAGGAAAGCACCAACAAAATAGGTATTTATAAAATacctacaaaatatctacaatttGTGTCAGTGTATAATTAACATATCTACACTTATCCATAAAATATCTAGAATTTTGCTACACATATGCTACACCTTTCAAGCCACCATTATCCAGTATTATTTaccatttttaattataaaacagaACATGTTGAAGGTGTAGTTGGTCAAGAAAATCTTCCAGCACATGGTGATTTATATACACATTTTCAAGTTGCAGCTGATGAAGACAAAGCAGGTATCATACTGTCACTGAGagatatttttttgttgtttataAATTTTAACATTCTTGTAAAAATTGATATGAATTGTGTTATAGTTACGGAAGATATCAATGCACAGTCCCCAATTCACGGAGTGACAGTAGCAGCTCAGTCAGAACAGGTCATTGAGGAACATGACAATGAAGGTGCAGATGCACAGTATGTGGATCTAGGTGATTCAGAAGGATCAGGAGTTGAGAAGAATGGGGTCACACTAGATGATTTTGAGTTGCCCGACAACTTATCCCAGTTGGTTATGTTTGGCGAGCCCATACAAGATGATGCAACACCTATGCATCCGGGGAGAACAAGGCATTCGGAAAAGCATGCCCGATCACCGATTATCTTTTACATATCTAATTCAatctacaatttttttttatcagtTATTTGTTGTTACAGGAGGAAGGCGCTGTTTTCCATAAAGGATAACCAAATTAAGCCTTGGTTAGACCTTGGAGTGGAAAAGGTTGATAAGAAGGAATGATTCTTTTCGCTGGCTCACCCCGGATAAGTCCTCAATGACTCGGTAAGTATCAAGGAGTCTATTCCCAAGATAtgatttgtagatattttgtctTCTGTTTTGTAGATAATGTATGAAGATGACTTGTGGTATAAAGT is a genomic window of Nicotiana tabacum cultivar K326 chromosome 16, ASM71507v2, whole genome shotgun sequence containing:
- the LOC107764527 gene encoding putative xyloglucan glycosyltransferase 12 encodes the protein MAPSFNWWAKETHRGTPVVVKMENPNNWSMVELEGPSEDDFLLPNDDVSMSPFKREKVRNKNAKQLTWVLLLKAHKAAGCLTSIASALFSLGAAVRRRIASGRTDSDNPAGKNRFYTCIKIFLWLSVILLGFEIAAYFKGWHFNAPDLQLQYLYSLDFHTFANPLAVKSVFDSFYSKWVLIRVKYLAPPLQFLANACIVLFLIQSVDRLVLCLGCFWIKIKKIKPVAKQGPLDLESGDASGYYPMVLVQIPMCNEKEVYQQSIAAVCCLEWPKSRFLIQILDDSDDPTTQTLIKEEVHKWQKEGANIIYRHRVIREGYKAGNLKSAMNCSYVKDYEFVAIFDADFQPTPDFLKRTVPYFKDNEDLGLVQARWSFVNKDENLLTRLQHINLAFHFEVEQQVNGIFLNFFGFNGTAGVWRIKALEESGGWLERTTVEDMDIAVRAHLHGWKFVFLNDVECQCELPESYEAYRKQQHRWHSGPMQLFRLCLPAIIKSKISIWKKGNLIFLFFLLRKLILPFYSFTLFCIILPMTMFIPEATLPSWVVCYIPATMSFLNILPAPKSFPFIVPYLLFENTMSVTKFNAMVSGLFQLGSAYEWVVTKKSGRSSEGDLASLVEEKPKHQRGVSVPDLEELREEIKEKEKKASKKKKHNRIYTKELALAFLLLTASVRSLLSAQGIHFYFLLFQGISFLLVGLDLIGEQVD